The following proteins are encoded in a genomic region of Candidatus Methylospira mobilis:
- a CDS encoding ParB/RepB/Spo0J family partition protein translates to MPHLPLGFVPEPLTIPLDQILPTRKTPQGAIYTRKLKQIRSSIVAVGLIEPLTIGNADKATGQHFLLDGHIRLLVLRDLDYRDAPCFIATDDEAYTYNNRINRFSTIQEHHMIQRGVSRDRLAAALNMDVSYVPKKINLLDGLCKEAAEVLKDQQFSTRLSQILRKMKPLRQMECVELMVSANNLSVAYAQALLMPTPVKLLVESSKAKNEWRHA, encoded by the coding sequence ATGCCTCATTTGCCACTCGGTTTCGTACCCGAACCATTGACTATCCCGCTCGATCAGATATTGCCCACGCGCAAAACACCTCAAGGAGCCATCTATACCCGAAAACTGAAACAGATTCGCTCTTCCATCGTTGCGGTCGGGTTGATTGAACCGCTCACTATCGGTAACGCCGACAAAGCGACCGGGCAACACTTCTTATTGGATGGACACATCAGGTTGCTTGTGCTGCGCGATCTCGATTATCGAGACGCGCCTTGCTTTATTGCCACCGACGATGAAGCCTACACTTACAACAACCGTATCAATCGATTTTCGACGATACAGGAACATCATATGATTCAACGTGGCGTTTCAAGGGATCGGCTCGCGGCAGCCCTCAACATGGATGTCAGTTATGTCCCCAAAAAAATTAATCTGTTGGACGGATTGTGCAAAGAAGCCGCAGAAGTTTTAAAAGATCAGCAGTTTTCCACCCGCCTCAGCCAGATCCTGCGCAAAATGAAACCGCTTCGGCAAATGGAATGCGTCGAACTCATGGTGTCGGCTAACAACCTTTCCGTAGCTTACGCTCAGGCGCTATTGATGCCTACACCAGTAAAGTTACTGGTTGAATCCAGCAAAGCAAAAAATGAATGGCGTCACGCCTGA
- a CDS encoding PP2C family protein-serine/threonine phosphatase, producing MKLKTRLLLIVSALLALSIVATAVSLAYNTQRAILDQAEDDGKTLAGIIARTADMGETVETEAESLLSQDMVTSARIVSHFVAVAEKAGLSPKEINRHLDAMVGSDDLGEIGVTDPKGKVYLHSEPSGGFQFRPEASKQPQASEFWSLLNSRSGVVVQDVLRRDMDGKIYKYVGVSGIDKPRIVQVGLDGKVIDTMKRTLGTQEYINRIVKDSGVERVWVVNQDLAVLHFAGAGKKSAELSVIDKANLNSAMRNNQIISDIEGDRITVAAPIHKETGDPDAAQGSLVGATLLHIPTETLHEALVRELIMTAVIVLVVMFCAVLMLTHYTNSITAPLLVVTDAAHALQDGNLNMALLDPVARRMDALGVLARVFQEMARKVQGQKQELEETVVQRTVELEEKNRLLEFAQQTIENELDVAHSLQQAILPAHFPNIPGYTASAIMLPAKQLAGDFYDYIELGNGRVGILIADVADKGVASSFFMAICRTAIRTVAETLESPAQVLSEANRRIYASNPKSLFVTVFYGVLDARSGWFTYANGGHLPPYLFGATKQPEKLPRTAGMALGVVDDAEFGEHRVHIAPGDRVFLYSDGITEAFNEQGRGFGDAALATALIAVADRSPGAIIQYLVDTVKNFEGNAPQSDDLTSIALARSFFAGSF from the coding sequence ATGAAGCTGAAAACGCGTCTGTTGCTGATCGTTTCCGCCCTGCTGGCGCTTAGTATCGTTGCAACTGCGGTGAGTCTCGCCTACAACACCCAGCGCGCCATTCTGGATCAGGCCGAGGACGACGGTAAGACGCTGGCCGGCATTATTGCCAGAACAGCCGATATGGGGGAAACCGTGGAAACCGAGGCGGAATCTCTGCTGTCTCAGGATATGGTGACTTCTGCGCGTATCGTCAGTCACTTCGTGGCGGTTGCCGAAAAAGCCGGGTTGAGTCCAAAAGAAATCAATCGTCATCTGGACGCCATGGTGGGTTCTGACGATCTGGGTGAAATCGGGGTTACCGACCCCAAAGGCAAAGTGTATCTTCATTCCGAGCCGTCCGGCGGTTTTCAATTTCGTCCCGAGGCGTCGAAGCAACCGCAGGCGTCGGAGTTCTGGTCTTTATTGAATAGCCGCTCGGGGGTGGTGGTTCAGGATGTGCTCAGACGCGATATGGATGGCAAGATTTACAAATATGTCGGCGTTTCCGGTATCGACAAGCCGCGCATCGTTCAAGTCGGTCTCGATGGCAAAGTGATCGACACGATGAAACGGACGCTGGGGACCCAGGAATATATCAACCGTATCGTCAAGGATTCCGGCGTCGAAAGAGTGTGGGTGGTTAATCAGGATCTCGCCGTTTTGCATTTTGCCGGAGCGGGTAAAAAATCCGCGGAGTTGAGCGTTATCGACAAAGCGAACTTGAATTCTGCGATGCGCAACAATCAAATAATCAGCGATATTGAAGGCGACAGGATTACCGTAGCCGCCCCTATCCATAAGGAAACAGGCGATCCGGACGCTGCGCAAGGGAGTTTGGTCGGCGCCACGCTGCTGCATATCCCGACTGAAACCCTGCATGAAGCGCTGGTGCGGGAATTGATCATGACCGCGGTCATTGTGCTGGTTGTGATGTTCTGCGCCGTTTTGATGTTGACTCATTATACCAACAGCATTACGGCTCCCCTGCTGGTTGTCACCGATGCGGCGCATGCGTTGCAGGATGGAAATCTGAATATGGCGCTGCTGGACCCGGTCGCCAGACGCATGGATGCGCTGGGCGTGCTGGCGCGGGTTTTTCAGGAAATGGCGCGCAAGGTGCAGGGCCAGAAGCAGGAACTGGAGGAAACCGTTGTGCAGCGCACGGTGGAACTCGAGGAAAAAAACCGGCTGCTCGAGTTTGCGCAGCAGACCATAGAAAACGAACTGGATGTAGCTCATTCCTTGCAGCAGGCCATATTACCGGCCCATTTTCCGAATATACCCGGATATACCGCCAGCGCCATCATGCTGCCCGCCAAGCAGCTGGCCGGCGATTTTTATGATTATATCGAGTTGGGTAATGGCCGGGTAGGGATATTGATTGCCGATGTGGCCGATAAAGGCGTTGCTTCTTCGTTTTTTATGGCGATCTGCCGGACCGCCATTCGGACAGTGGCCGAAACGCTGGAGTCTCCGGCGCAAGTGTTGAGCGAAGCAAACCGGCGTATTTATGCTTCCAATCCGAAGAGCCTTTTCGTTACCGTGTTTTACGGCGTACTGGATGCGCGCAGCGGCTGGTTTACCTATGCCAATGGCGGGCATTTGCCGCCCTACCTGTTCGGCGCAACGAAACAGCCGGAAAAATTACCCAGAACCGCTGGAATGGCGTTGGGTGTGGTGGATGACGCCGAGTTTGGCGAACATCGGGTCCACATAGCGCCAGGCGATCGCGTGTTCCTGTATAGCGACGGTATTACCGAAGCGTTTAATGAGCAAGGGCGGGGGTTTGGCGATGCGGCGCTGGCAACCGCGCTGATCGCGGTTGCCGACCGTAGTCCCGGAGCAATCATTCAATACCTTGTCGATACGGTGAAAAATTTCGAAGGTAATGCGCCGCAGTCGGACGACCTGACCTCTATCGCGCTTGCCAGGTCTTTTTTTGCCGGTTCCTTTTAG
- a CDS encoding STAS domain-containing protein translates to MLEVTSYNKGPVLVATLTGRVDSSGSKELESQLLILIDANQADVVLDCSGIAYISSAGLRIFLMAAKKTKSLNGRIRLSGLQEPVQDVFEISGFTKLFEIFPTIEEALAS, encoded by the coding sequence ATGCTGGAAGTTACTTCTTATAACAAAGGGCCGGTACTGGTTGCTACATTGACCGGCCGCGTCGATTCATCTGGCTCGAAAGAGCTTGAGTCGCAGCTATTGATCCTGATAGATGCGAATCAGGCCGACGTGGTGCTGGACTGTTCGGGAATTGCCTACATCAGCAGCGCCGGGTTGAGAATATTTTTAATGGCGGCCAAAAAAACCAAATCGCTGAACGGACGTATACGTTTGAGCGGCTTACAGGAGCCGGTGCAGGATGTATTCGAAATCAGCGGTTTTACCAAATTGTTTGAAATCTTCCCTACTATCGAAGAGGCGCTGGCTTCTTGA
- a CDS encoding solute carrier family 23 protein: MRKPDSIIHWLDSKPPYHHALFISLQQLAFLGVYMGVIRLFSHEKNLGIHDFYNLMATTLIVSGVGVIVQAFGRFGLGSGYFCPLQVTPATFSVMTVAIASGGFELAFGMLAVVGATQIFLGEAFKRLESVFTVEVAGVAVIMMGLSLGSRGLELIASHEDGSLDQFASLKHSGVLITMTLAAMISISVWSSGWLRLFSAFSGLLLGAVLAYFLGDLPLDVAVRQLENVPLLRIPEVPVFGWRLDISLIPSFMIVGLALSLHGFGAIAVAQRFNDANWKRPDMLSVCKGVRAEGFTNLLGALVNAMPLTSSGGAVSLAAATGCTSRYIAWWLGALMICFAFVPKLTAIWFLIPLPVTAAAVVFLSVFTAMAGMQMITSRMLDNRKIISVGVSIIVGISHEPLKQYYYLTLPPVFQAVTLSNVAMATTCATLLSLVFRLGAKTRLRKTFAVDQSSLDDIVDFLEQQGKAWGARHEVVRRAEHATWQAFETLIDHDLVESEPGVSGTISMETQYDEFSFTVVLRYRGGLVPLVTRPPTQEQLLEDESAVMRMAGYLIQKLADRVHVRQETMGMAELSLTFKD, translated from the coding sequence ATGCGCAAACCCGATTCGATTATCCATTGGCTGGATAGCAAGCCGCCCTATCATCACGCGCTGTTTATTTCATTACAGCAATTGGCTTTTCTCGGTGTTTACATGGGCGTCATACGTCTGTTCAGTCACGAAAAAAACCTGGGAATACACGATTTCTATAATTTGATGGCGACTACGCTGATTGTTTCCGGGGTGGGTGTCATCGTGCAGGCGTTCGGCCGTTTCGGTCTCGGTTCCGGTTACTTCTGTCCCTTGCAGGTAACGCCGGCCACCTTTTCCGTTATGACGGTAGCGATCGCTTCCGGGGGGTTCGAGCTGGCTTTCGGCATGCTGGCAGTGGTGGGTGCGACCCAGATTTTTCTGGGTGAGGCGTTCAAGCGGCTGGAAAGCGTTTTTACGGTGGAAGTTGCCGGCGTTGCCGTGATTATGATGGGATTGAGTTTGGGTTCGCGCGGTCTCGAACTGATTGCTTCGCATGAAGACGGCTCGTTGGATCAGTTCGCCAGTTTGAAGCACTCCGGTGTGCTGATCACCATGACTCTGGCGGCGATGATTTCCATCAGCGTCTGGTCGTCCGGCTGGCTGCGCCTGTTTTCGGCTTTTTCCGGGCTCCTGCTCGGGGCCGTACTGGCTTATTTTCTCGGCGATCTTCCCTTGGACGTCGCAGTGCGCCAGCTCGAAAACGTACCGTTGCTGCGTATTCCCGAGGTGCCGGTGTTCGGTTGGCGGCTGGATATATCGTTGATACCTTCTTTCATGATCGTGGGGCTTGCGCTTTCGCTGCACGGTTTCGGAGCAATCGCGGTAGCCCAGCGCTTCAACGACGCCAACTGGAAGCGGCCCGATATGCTGTCGGTTTGCAAAGGCGTGCGCGCCGAAGGCTTTACCAATTTGCTGGGCGCGCTGGTCAATGCGATGCCGTTGACCTCCAGCGGCGGCGCGGTCAGTCTGGCCGCCGCGACGGGATGCACCTCTCGGTATATTGCATGGTGGCTGGGCGCGTTGATGATATGTTTCGCATTTGTACCCAAGCTGACCGCGATATGGTTTTTGATACCGCTGCCGGTAACGGCCGCGGCCGTGGTTTTTTTATCCGTGTTTACAGCAATGGCGGGCATGCAGATGATTACATCCCGAATGCTGGATAACCGCAAAATCATCTCAGTCGGGGTATCCATTATTGTAGGGATCAGCCACGAGCCGCTTAAACAGTACTATTATCTTACGCTGCCCCCTGTTTTTCAGGCTGTTACGCTGTCCAATGTTGCGATGGCCACTACTTGCGCCACTTTGCTGTCGCTGGTTTTCCGGCTGGGCGCCAAGACGCGGTTGCGCAAAACCTTTGCCGTTGACCAATCGTCGCTGGATGATATCGTCGATTTTCTCGAACAGCAGGGTAAGGCCTGGGGCGCCCGCCACGAGGTTGTCCGTCGCGCCGAGCACGCTACCTGGCAGGCATTCGAAACCTTGATCGATCACGATTTGGTTGAGTCGGAGCCGGGAGTTTCTGGTACGATTAGTATGGAAACCCAATACGATGAGTTCAGTTTTACCGTGGTGTTGCGATACCGTGGCGGTCTGGTGCCTTTGGTTACTCGTCCTCCTACCCAGGAACAGTTGCTGGAGGATGAAAGCGCGGTTATGAGGATGGCCGGATACCTGATCCAGAAGCTTGCCGACAGGGTGCACGTACGGCAGGAAACCATGGGTATGGCCGAATTGAGTCTGACTTTCAAGGATTAA
- a CDS encoding carbonic anhydrase: MNTPVKDNTHSGATCADSLAHFQDAMLKFRERYYTEKPETMRRLLDYGQHPKALMIACSDSRVDPALLVDAGPGDLFMVRNVANLVPPYCRDDAQHGVGAAIEYAVRHLKVEHIIIMGHAHCGGIKALLDAVSGAEMESDFIGQWVSIAEEACRLFITPSKGAGETKQISLEQLKDYPYLVERAAIRGSLQNLLTYPWLKQAVEDGKLDLHGWWFDLETGDLWATDPETGDFMPAT; encoded by the coding sequence ATGAACACGCCTGTTAAAGATAATACACATTCCGGTGCGACATGTGCGGATTCGTTGGCACATTTTCAGGATGCGATGCTCAAATTCAGGGAGCGTTATTATACCGAAAAGCCTGAAACCATGCGCCGACTGCTCGATTATGGGCAGCATCCCAAGGCATTAATGATTGCCTGCAGCGATTCAAGGGTCGATCCGGCTTTGCTGGTGGACGCAGGTCCCGGCGATTTGTTCATGGTGCGCAACGTCGCCAATCTTGTGCCGCCCTATTGCCGCGATGATGCGCAACACGGCGTGGGCGCAGCGATTGAATATGCGGTACGGCATTTGAAGGTCGAACATATCATTATCATGGGACACGCGCATTGTGGCGGAATCAAGGCGCTGTTGGATGCCGTATCCGGGGCAGAGATGGAAAGCGATTTCATTGGCCAGTGGGTTTCCATTGCCGAAGAAGCTTGCCGTTTGTTTATAACGCCGTCCAAAGGCGCGGGAGAAACCAAGCAGATCTCCCTGGAGCAGCTCAAGGATTATCCTTATCTGGTAGAGAGGGCGGCTATACGCGGCTCGCTTCAAAATCTGCTGACTTATCCCTGGCTCAAGCAGGCCGTGGAAGATGGCAAGCTCGATCTGCACGGCTGGTGGTTCGATCTGGAGACCGGCGATTTGTGGGCGACCGACCCGGAAACGGGCGATTTCATGCCCGCTACCTAA
- a CDS encoding ATP-binding protein — protein sequence MFECTIAASPDQLDSLIESFEQFCETKGLQGAVVMQMLMVLEEIASNSIKYGYPDGRTDGRIAVRAEILKNNLTLTVTDDASAFNPTQFAKPDTASGIEERKIGGLGLYLISQLTDSMFYQRHNEQNILQINKKIVQTPNSGV from the coding sequence ATGTTTGAATGTACCATCGCTGCCAGCCCCGACCAACTTGACAGTCTGATCGAGTCCTTTGAGCAGTTTTGCGAGACCAAAGGCTTGCAAGGCGCTGTCGTCATGCAAATGCTGATGGTGCTGGAAGAAATAGCAAGTAACTCGATTAAGTATGGTTACCCGGACGGACGCACCGACGGCAGAATCGCCGTGCGTGCGGAAATATTAAAAAACAATTTGACGCTCACTGTCACCGACGATGCCTCTGCGTTCAATCCCACGCAGTTTGCAAAGCCCGATACCGCATCAGGCATCGAAGAACGTAAAATCGGCGGCCTTGGGCTTTACCTGATAAGCCAGTTAACCGACTCGATGTTCTACCAAAGGCATAACGAACAAAACATATTGCAAATCAATAAAAAAATCGTACAAACCCCAAACTCGGGGGTTTGA
- a CDS encoding Rne/Rng family ribonuclease has translation MKRMLINATQPEELRVALVDGQKIYDFDIEVPSREQKKSNIYKGIVTRVEPSLEAVFVNYGAERHGFLPFKEIAPENLSSNGADVSRREIKTLLREGQEIVVQIEKEERGNKGAALTTFVSLAGSYLVLMPNNPKAGGISRRIEGDVRSDTREVMSALQVPETMGLIIRTAGGGKSVEELQWDLNYLLQLWEAIDRSAKEKKAPFLIFQESNVIIRALRDHLRNDIDEIIIDTQETYNVVRSFLQQVMPQFIHKARIYQDRVPLFSRYQIESQIETAYSREVPLPSGGAIVIDPTEALTSIDINSARATKGSDIEETALNTNLEAADEIARQLKLRDLGGLIVIDFIDMMAARNQRAVENRLRDALKLDRARIQVGRISRFGLLEMSRQRLRPSLGEAILLTCPRCLGHGAIRNTESLALAALRLIEEETLKKNTDKIIARVPLNSATFLLNEKRGVIGDIEKRQSVTIVIVPDENLESSSFDIQRVRASNPEDEPEKKPSYQLIRREDVALPGFAREPAAVPERPAIKEFLPSAPPQPVPAAMQRDRDAGGQGIGGSFIKRFLNILTGGRPEDENLDLVADAVAVVSERAPVLDSSDEFRPKPKHQRRPAREQERPERKPPRTPRPQHQPQEAITAEALVQPFDEQDIRDVPFADMDNTAAEAVADAGREQTRRRRRRGRRRSGDVRNNDQTERPVLRQTGDADSTAAVDEAVIDADSVQEQPVHPISGESRAYRAEEGGKPVEDRSKRSHARTRQAKVSENYIDWVEPEGEVPTSGVVAAERVHVEFFEAEQVTFTDGGADERVVQDQQEDGVESSPVRPAARRRGGRGRRDRRRDNHRPQGEGEATETPSGESPAQEVAANIVPVAEE, from the coding sequence ATGAAAAGAATGCTTATTAATGCCACGCAGCCGGAGGAGCTCCGCGTTGCGCTGGTCGATGGACAAAAAATATACGATTTCGATATAGAAGTACCTTCCAGGGAACAAAAAAAATCAAATATTTATAAGGGAATAGTTACTCGCGTAGAACCCAGCCTCGAGGCTGTTTTTGTAAACTATGGCGCTGAACGGCACGGGTTTCTGCCGTTCAAGGAAATCGCTCCGGAAAACCTGTCGTCTAATGGAGCAGACGTATCCCGCCGTGAAATCAAGACCCTGCTTAGGGAGGGGCAGGAAATTGTCGTTCAGATCGAGAAAGAGGAGCGCGGCAATAAAGGCGCCGCGTTGACTACCTTTGTCAGTCTGGCCGGCAGCTATCTGGTGCTGATGCCGAATAATCCGAAAGCGGGCGGCATCTCCCGCCGCATCGAAGGCGATGTGCGCAGCGACACGCGCGAAGTCATGAGCGCATTGCAGGTTCCCGAGACCATGGGTCTGATCATCCGTACTGCAGGAGGCGGCAAATCGGTCGAAGAACTGCAGTGGGATCTCAATTACCTGTTGCAGTTATGGGAAGCGATAGACCGGTCGGCGAAAGAAAAGAAAGCGCCGTTTCTGATTTTCCAGGAAAGCAACGTCATCATTCGCGCGTTGCGCGATCATTTGCGCAACGACATTGATGAAATCATCATCGATACCCAGGAAACCTACAATGTGGTGCGCAGCTTCCTGCAGCAGGTCATGCCGCAGTTTATCCATAAAGCGCGTATTTATCAGGACAGAGTGCCGCTTTTCAGCCGTTATCAAATCGAAAGCCAGATCGAAACGGCTTACAGCCGTGAAGTGCCGCTGCCGTCAGGGGGCGCTATCGTTATTGATCCAACCGAAGCGCTGACCAGCATCGATATCAATTCCGCACGCGCGACCAAGGGCAGCGATATCGAGGAAACCGCTTTGAATACCAATCTTGAGGCGGCGGACGAAATCGCCCGGCAGCTTAAACTTCGCGATCTGGGCGGGCTGATCGTTATCGATTTTATCGACATGATGGCGGCGCGCAATCAGCGCGCAGTGGAAAATCGCCTGCGCGACGCGCTGAAGCTGGATCGGGCGCGTATACAGGTCGGACGCATATCGCGATTCGGTTTACTCGAGATGTCGCGCCAGAGGCTGCGCCCCTCGCTGGGCGAGGCTATTCTGCTGACCTGCCCGCGTTGTCTGGGACATGGCGCCATACGCAATACGGAATCGCTGGCTTTGGCCGCTTTGCGTTTGATCGAAGAGGAAACGCTTAAAAAGAATACCGACAAGATTATTGCGCGCGTGCCGCTGAATTCCGCTACGTTCCTGTTGAACGAAAAGCGCGGCGTCATCGGCGATATAGAAAAACGCCAAAGTGTCACTATCGTTATTGTGCCGGATGAAAACCTGGAGTCTTCGTCGTTCGATATCCAGCGCGTTCGCGCCTCGAACCCCGAGGATGAGCCGGAGAAAAAGCCCAGCTACCAGTTGATACGGCGTGAGGATGTCGCGCTGCCGGGATTTGCTCGCGAGCCGGCTGCCGTGCCGGAGCGTCCGGCCATCAAGGAGTTCCTTCCTTCTGCGCCGCCGCAACCGGTTCCGGCTGCTATGCAGCGCGATCGCGATGCCGGCGGTCAGGGGATAGGCGGGAGCTTCATTAAACGTTTTTTGAATATTTTGACTGGTGGACGCCCGGAGGATGAAAACCTGGACTTGGTTGCCGACGCCGTTGCCGTTGTCTCTGAGCGGGCACCCGTATTGGACAGCAGCGACGAGTTCAGGCCAAAACCGAAGCATCAACGTCGGCCTGCTCGTGAGCAAGAGCGTCCCGAACGCAAACCTCCGCGCACTCCCCGCCCGCAGCATCAGCCGCAGGAAGCGATAACTGCAGAAGCCCTGGTGCAACCGTTTGATGAGCAAGACATCCGCGACGTTCCGTTTGCGGACATGGATAACACGGCGGCTGAGGCGGTTGCCGATGCGGGTCGGGAGCAAACCAGGCGCAGGCGCCGCCGCGGCCGACGCAGGAGCGGGGATGTCCGCAATAACGACCAGACTGAAAGACCGGTATTGCGTCAAACGGGCGATGCCGATTCGACAGCGGCTGTTGATGAAGCGGTGATTGACGCTGATTCGGTTCAGGAGCAGCCGGTTCATCCGATTTCCGGTGAAAGCAGAGCGTATCGCGCCGAAGAAGGGGGGAAACCGGTCGAAGATCGTTCGAAAAGGTCGCATGCGCGCACGCGCCAGGCCAAGGTATCGGAAAATTATATCGATTGGGTGGAGCCTGAAGGTGAGGTCCCAACTTCAGGCGTTGTTGCGGCCGAGCGGGTTCACGTCGAATTTTTCGAAGCCGAGCAGGTTACTTTTACCGATGGCGGCGCGGATGAGCGCGTAGTTCAGGATCAGCAGGAAGATGGTGTTGAATCTTCCCCCGTGCGTCCGGCTGCGCGTCGCCGTGGAGGGCGTGGTCGCCGCGATCGCCGTCGCGATAATCACCGTCCGCAAGGCGAAGGAGAGGCAACGGAGACCCCGTCGGGCGAGTCGCCGGCTCAGGAGGTCGCCGCTAATATCGTTCCTGTCGCAGAGGAATAG
- the rluC gene encoding 23S rRNA pseudouridine(955/2504/2580) synthase RluC has protein sequence MSEQPPAAGKASLIEIDESCSGQRIDNFLFTKLKGVPKSHVYRILRSGEVRVNGGRSQPSRKLDTGDKVRIPPLRLPEREEAPLPGNLLRARLEHRILFEDDSFMVVNKPAGMAVHGGSGLAYGVIEAMRNIRPELRFIELVHRLDRDTSGCLLLAKKRSALRDLHELFRSEHDVEKFYLALLSGVWARKQQLVDAPLKKNTLKSGERIVRIASDGKPAQTHFRRMRKYSGATLVEAQLLTGRTHQIRVHAQSIGHPLAGDERYGEDKLNAVFRNQGLKRLFLHAAKLSFKHPATGKAFNIEAPLETDLQQYLDTLATLE, from the coding sequence ATGAGTGAACAGCCCCCGGCCGCCGGAAAAGCCTCCCTGATCGAAATAGATGAGAGCTGCTCGGGACAGCGTATCGACAACTTTCTTTTCACCAAGCTGAAGGGGGTGCCCAAAAGTCACGTTTACCGTATTCTGCGCAGCGGCGAAGTGCGCGTAAACGGGGGGCGCAGCCAGCCCAGCCGCAAACTCGATACCGGCGACAAGGTACGCATTCCCCCACTCAGATTGCCGGAACGCGAGGAAGCCCCGCTTCCCGGCAATCTGCTGCGCGCACGCCTGGAACATAGAATTCTGTTCGAAGACGACAGCTTCATGGTCGTCAATAAACCGGCGGGCATGGCGGTACACGGCGGCAGCGGCCTGGCATACGGCGTCATCGAAGCCATGCGCAATATCAGGCCGGAGCTGCGCTTTATCGAGCTGGTTCACCGGCTGGACCGGGACACATCGGGCTGTCTGCTTCTCGCAAAGAAACGCAGCGCGTTACGCGACCTGCATGAACTGTTCCGTTCCGAACATGATGTGGAAAAATTCTATCTGGCGCTGCTCTCCGGCGTTTGGGCCAGAAAACAGCAACTGGTAGACGCGCCGCTCAAAAAGAACACATTAAAAAGCGGCGAGCGTATCGTGCGCATTGCTTCCGACGGCAAACCGGCGCAAACGCATTTCAGACGCATGCGGAAATATAGCGGCGCAACGCTGGTAGAAGCGCAGCTGCTGACCGGGCGCACCCACCAGATTCGCGTGCACGCCCAATCGATCGGCCATCCGCTCGCCGGCGACGAACGTTACGGCGAAGATAAGCTCAACGCCGTATTTCGCAACCAGGGGTTGAAAAGATTATTCCTGCATGCGGCAAAACTGTCATTCAAACACCCGGCGACAGGAAAGGCTTTCAACATAGAAGCCCCGCTGGAAACCGATCTGCAGCAATATCTCGATACGCTCGCCACACTTGAATAA
- a CDS encoding MFS transporter gives MKQPVEIDSPMSRAEIRASLSLAGIYMLRMLGLFMILPVFSIYARTLEGSTPLLTGLAISAYGLTQAIIGIPFGIWSDRYGRKKLITIGLIIFALGSVVAALSESIYGVIAGRALQGSGAVAAVVMALAADLTREEHRTKAMALIGVSIGISFAISMVAGPVLDSLIGVPGMFWLIALLALAGIAVLYLLVPNPIVSRFHRDTQAQPARFRSVLANGDLLRLDFGIFALHAILTATFVVIPLVLRDTLQLETAKHWQIYLPVFVLSMFAMVPFVIIAEKNRKMKAVFITFIGLVAIADAGLMLSGDSLLTVAALLFVFFTGFNLLEATLPSMISKTAPADLKGTAMGIYSTSQFLGAFVGGISGGFIQGEFGIPAVFLFCALVALLWLLVALGMKPPRHLSSLLINLGELSTDQAHEFSRKLLLVPGVEEAVVLSEDGVAYLKTDKTLLDKEALQRVLQS, from the coding sequence TTGAAGCAACCGGTAGAAATAGATAGCCCCATGAGCCGTGCGGAAATCCGCGCCAGCCTGTCGCTGGCAGGGATTTACATGCTTAGAATGCTGGGCCTGTTCATGATATTGCCGGTCTTTTCGATCTATGCCAGAACGCTGGAGGGCTCCACCCCCCTGCTTACCGGGCTGGCAATCAGCGCTTACGGACTGACCCAGGCCATCATCGGCATTCCGTTCGGCATCTGGTCGGACCGTTACGGCCGCAAAAAACTGATCACCATCGGCCTGATCATCTTCGCGCTGGGCAGCGTGGTCGCGGCGCTGTCCGAATCCATTTACGGCGTGATCGCCGGCAGAGCGCTGCAAGGCTCCGGCGCGGTCGCCGCCGTGGTCATGGCGCTGGCGGCCGATCTGACGCGCGAGGAGCACCGCACCAAGGCCATGGCGCTGATCGGCGTCAGCATCGGCATTTCGTTCGCGATCTCTATGGTTGCAGGACCGGTGCTGGACAGCCTTATCGGCGTACCCGGCATGTTCTGGCTGATCGCGCTGCTGGCGCTTGCCGGCATCGCGGTATTGTACCTTCTGGTTCCAAACCCGATCGTCAGCCGTTTTCATCGCGACACCCAGGCGCAACCGGCGCGATTCCGCTCGGTGCTGGCAAACGGGGACCTGCTGCGCCTGGATTTCGGCATTTTCGCGCTGCACGCGATACTGACCGCCACCTTCGTCGTCATCCCGCTGGTTTTGCGCGATACGTTGCAACTGGAAACTGCCAAACACTGGCAGATTTACCTGCCGGTATTCGTGCTGTCGATGTTCGCGATGGTTCCGTTCGTCATTATCGCCGAGAAAAACCGCAAAATGAAAGCGGTTTTCATCACCTTTATCGGGCTTGTCGCTATTGCCGATGCCGGATTGATGCTGAGCGGAGACTCGCTGTTAACCGTAGCCGCGCTGCTGTTCGTCTTCTTTACCGGCTTTAACCTGCTGGAAGCGACCTTGCCCTCGATGATATCCAAGACTGCCCCGGCCGACCTGAAAGGCACAGCCATGGGCATCTATTCAACTTCGCAGTTCCTTGGGGCCTTCGTCGGCGGCATTTCCGGCGGGTTCATACAAGGCGAATTCGGCATTCCCGCTGTTTTCCTGTTTTGCGCGCTGGTCGCGCTGCTTTGGCTGCTGGTTGCCCTAGGCATGAAACCGCCGCGCCACTTGAGCAGCTTACTGATCAATCTCGGCGAACTGAGCACGGATCAGGCTCACGAGTTTTCAAGGAAACTATTACTGGTTCCCGGCGTCGAGGAAGCGGTGGTGCTGTCGGAAGACGGCGTCGCCTACCTGAAAACCGACAAAACCCTATTGGATAAAGAAGCATTACAACGGGTACTTCAATCGTGA